One genomic window of Methanosalsum zhilinae DSM 4017 includes the following:
- a CDS encoding deoxyhypusine synthase family protein: protein MKVTDFIDMNYRHFNAAQLKDAAASYKEHLDNNGQMLLTMAGAMSTAELGISLSQMIRQKKVHAICCTGANLEEDLFHLVAASKYIRIPDHRNLRKEDDYKLMKLHLNRVTDSCIPENEAMRRIESALLDHWQQVEQMGMREFPHESLYSLIRSGILEEYYEKNPSESWLVAACENNIPIFVPGWEDSTLGNMFASRCIKEHFDSPLIVRGGIEYMIDLVEWYKKTSQAHKVGFFQIGGGIAGDFPICAVPLINQDLSLLEGEEANIKTDMYDHPDLKRFHAPLWSYFCQISDSTTSYGSYSGAPPSEKISWGKLAVDTPAFMIESDATIVAPLIFAYVMEW, encoded by the coding sequence ATGAAAGTCACAGATTTTATTGATATGAATTACAGGCATTTCAATGCTGCCCAATTAAAAGATGCAGCCGCATCATATAAAGAACATTTGGACAATAATGGTCAGATGCTTTTAACCATGGCTGGTGCAATGAGTACTGCTGAGTTGGGCATATCACTTTCACAAATGATAAGGCAGAAAAAAGTCCATGCAATTTGCTGCACCGGTGCAAATTTGGAAGAAGATCTGTTCCATCTTGTTGCAGCAAGCAAATACATACGTATCCCGGATCACCGGAATCTTAGAAAGGAAGATGACTATAAATTGATGAAGCTTCACCTGAACAGAGTCACAGATTCATGTATACCAGAAAATGAAGCCATGAGAAGGATTGAATCCGCATTATTGGACCATTGGCAGCAGGTAGAACAGATGGGAATGCGAGAATTCCCTCATGAATCATTGTACAGCCTCATAAGAAGTGGGATACTTGAAGAGTATTATGAAAAAAATCCTTCTGAAAGCTGGCTGGTAGCTGCATGCGAGAACAACATTCCTATTTTTGTTCCAGGGTGGGAAGATAGCACACTTGGAAATATGTTTGCGAGCAGGTGCATAAAGGAGCATTTTGACAGTCCACTTATTGTCAGGGGTGGGATTGAATATATGATCGATCTTGTAGAATGGTATAAAAAAACAAGTCAGGCCCATAAAGTAGGCTTTTTCCAGATAGGAGGAGGCATTGCAGGAGATTTTCCAATATGTGCAGTGCCCCTGATCAATCAAGATCTGTCATTGCTAGAAGGTGAAGAGGCAAATATAAAAACTGATATGTATGATCATCCGGATCTGAAAAGATTCCATGCACCATTGTGGAGCTATTTCTGTCAAATAAGTGACAGCACAACCTCTTATGGAAGCTACAGTGGTGCGCCACCATCTGAAAAAATATCATGGGGCAAACTGGCGGTTGATACACCTGCATTCATGATCGAAAGTGATGCGACAATTGTAGCCCCGTTAATATTCGCTTATGTCATGGAGTGGTAA
- a CDS encoding damage-control phosphatase ARMT1 family protein, translating to MKIDSRCPACLLSRVQYEAELSTDDKELIHRTVKESLKVLNSTYAPGVPAGYVSTAVHRKAYEVLEDTDPYRKLKELSNRTAMSVMEIANSYIYRGNPDNEELFRRAVLSSVIGNTFDFGVMGFDVAADTFDSTFSQLFEKGLDIDDTSHMIEMLDDVVYVVDNCGEILFDMIVFDTIKKIGGNITLVVRGGPMLTDVTMTDVNEFKIDKKVDKILTTGSNAVGVCFDEAPPELLRSFDRASLVISKGMANYETISESDVKPVAYLLRTKCKSVAEDLNVDTDLSIAKLIK from the coding sequence ATGAAAATTGATTCGCGTTGTCCTGCATGTCTTTTATCCAGAGTACAGTATGAAGCAGAACTCTCCACAGATGATAAAGAACTGATACACAGAACTGTAAAAGAGAGCCTTAAAGTCCTTAATAGTACTTATGCACCAGGGGTTCCTGCAGGATATGTATCGACTGCAGTCCACAGGAAGGCATATGAAGTTCTTGAAGATACAGATCCATACCGTAAACTTAAGGAGTTGAGTAACAGAACTGCTATGTCGGTAATGGAAATTGCCAATTCTTATATATACAGAGGAAATCCTGATAATGAAGAGCTATTCAGAAGAGCTGTACTGTCATCGGTAATAGGGAATACTTTTGATTTTGGAGTCATGGGCTTTGATGTAGCTGCTGATACATTTGACAGTACATTTTCTCAGCTTTTTGAAAAGGGACTGGATATAGATGATACTTCCCATATGATTGAAATGCTGGATGATGTTGTTTATGTTGTTGATAATTGTGGGGAGATTTTATTTGATATGATAGTTTTTGATACAATAAAAAAAATAGGAGGCAATATAACACTGGTTGTCCGGGGCGGTCCAATGCTAACTGACGTTACAATGACTGATGTAAATGAATTTAAAATCGATAAAAAGGTTGATAAGATTCTGACTACTGGATCAAATGCTGTAGGCGTATGTTTTGATGAAGCACCTCCAGAATTGTTGAGATCATTTGATCGGGCATCTTTGGTTATCAGTAAGGGGATGGCCAACTATGAAACTATTTCAGAGTCTGATGTAAAACCTGTTGCTTATCTGCTTAGAACAAAGTGTAAGAGTGTTGCTGAAGATCTGAATGTTGATACTGATCTCTCAATTGCAAAACTGATTAAATAA
- a CDS encoding CAP domain-containing protein — MNMLKGLLILVLAVFMLTPAVSQENLYSFEQQQMLDLINSERAENGLDPLVFNPLLNEVATEHSKEMIEKNYFSHSSFNGDSFWKRLQNAGYSTNKCAENIAMRMPPNVDKAHQSLMASSGHRKNILNPDFNEVGIGIWVGDFLHNGKLYKNTAMYTQNFGWNSSIQNNSKISIESFSPDKEIDSIQGVSKIFSIATDEKCDVTWTVNGNIKKQEYNVKNSIYEENNLLEGVYTVEVTVRNENGIDSKKWKWTIVPEKEKIFDPMKYDINSNGIIDRNEVIMAINDYYSGNITLDDVSEVIDLYFRS, encoded by the coding sequence ATGAACATGCTAAAAGGATTATTGATACTTGTTTTAGCTGTATTTATGTTGACTCCAGCAGTCTCCCAGGAGAACCTCTATAGTTTCGAACAGCAGCAGATGTTGGATCTCATAAACAGCGAACGTGCAGAAAACGGTCTGGATCCACTTGTCTTCAATCCTCTTCTCAATGAGGTTGCCACTGAACACAGCAAAGAGATGATCGAAAAGAACTATTTCAGCCACAGTTCTTTTAATGGGGACAGTTTTTGGAAAAGATTACAAAACGCTGGCTATTCTACAAACAAATGTGCAGAGAATATTGCCATGAGAATGCCTCCTAATGTGGATAAAGCCCACCAAAGCCTTATGGCGTCAAGTGGTCACAGAAAGAATATTTTGAATCCTGACTTCAATGAAGTTGGAATTGGCATATGGGTTGGCGATTTTTTACATAATGGAAAACTGTATAAAAATACTGCAATGTATACTCAGAACTTTGGATGGAATAGTTCGATTCAGAATAACTCGAAAATTTCAATTGAAAGTTTCAGCCCAGATAAAGAGATCGATTCCATACAGGGAGTCTCTAAGATATTCAGCATAGCTACAGATGAAAAGTGCGATGTTACGTGGACAGTCAATGGTAACATAAAAAAACAGGAATACAATGTGAAGAATTCTATCTATGAAGAGAATAATTTGCTAGAAGGTGTCTATACTGTAGAGGTAACTGTCAGGAACGAAAACGGGATTGATTCAAAAAAATGGAAGTGGACTATAGTTCCGGAAAAAGAAAAAATATTTGATCCCATGAAATATGATATCAATTCAAATGGAATAATAGACCGAAATGAAGTAATTATGGCGATCAATGATTATTACAGCGGAAATATAACGCTAGATGATGTATCAGAAGTAATTGATCTATATTTCCGCAGTTGA
- a CDS encoding CooT family nickel-binding protein — MCELNVMVITDGKKEMFMESVTRIAVDDDSIELTGIFGDKKNVTGHIKEINFSTGETIIIKK, encoded by the coding sequence ATGTGTGAACTAAATGTTATGGTTATCACTGATGGAAAGAAAGAAATGTTCATGGAATCGGTTACGCGAATTGCTGTTGATGATGATTCTATCGAACTAACTGGTATATTTGGTGATAAGAAAAATGTGACTGGACACATAAAAGAAATAAATTTTTCTACAGGGGAAACTATAATTATTAAAAAATGA
- a CDS encoding alkaline phosphatase family protein — MKFQIPHSFRLIYLAVLIIIFAFAIFTPFCAATTEILVNPVNNPSGAVILVIDGLGSKYIYPEFVPYTLEGEPIDKPHIKNLSEIYQRSVRVINVNAPETFTEAGHSVIVTGNSGADGEMVSYDGSTIYDVLSDRNYLNLAILQKGSFKQMRDQQDILAYDRRNSINNPQMNIGIGDIDTGSGIGSDIFDILTIHSIEAPAYIAQFPQGSVQRYDAYNRWAIEAAIDIIEYMDTNAPTQKYMLTINVGAVDSAGHYLRDGGYIQTIEGIDRTINSIYDICHENNLLFVITSDHGMAFEFRDSRGGHSSSIYSSAPESQMVPLIVSLPGLEPKVIKGEYGQQDIGPTVLSLLNIPQELRFADGEIIHLKDHANLRITAPEKTIIELYKNDSIIAIGENDSDFHFIGLKPGYNYTIYMKNPDNRDIKIAEKTLFLEGDNALMIGNAIEGGSQQESMKYFQSQRYIAGNILIILINIAGILKIIKIYRDEEE, encoded by the coding sequence ATGAAATTTCAAATACCGCATTCATTCAGATTGATCTACCTTGCCGTATTGATAATAATTTTTGCATTTGCTATATTTACTCCTTTTTGTGCTGCTACAACAGAAATTTTGGTCAATCCTGTAAATAATCCATCTGGTGCTGTAATACTGGTAATTGATGGACTGGGATCAAAGTACATTTATCCTGAATTTGTACCATATACGCTTGAAGGAGAGCCTATTGATAAACCACATATCAAGAACCTATCAGAAATTTATCAAAGATCTGTCCGGGTAATAAATGTCAATGCACCAGAAACTTTCACCGAGGCAGGACACTCTGTAATTGTAACAGGAAACTCTGGAGCAGATGGAGAAATGGTCAGTTATGACGGTTCAACTATCTATGATGTACTCAGTGACCGGAACTACCTCAACCTGGCTATTCTTCAGAAAGGAAGTTTCAAGCAGATGAGAGATCAACAAGATATTCTAGCATATGATAGAAGAAACTCCATTAATAATCCTCAAATGAACATTGGAATAGGTGATATTGATACAGGTTCTGGAATAGGTTCGGATATTTTTGACATCCTTACAATACATAGTATTGAGGCTCCTGCTTATATTGCCCAATTCCCACAGGGATCTGTTCAAAGATATGATGCCTATAACCGGTGGGCAATAGAAGCAGCCATTGATATTATCGAATATATGGATACAAATGCTCCCACGCAGAAATATATGCTGACAATTAATGTGGGTGCGGTAGATTCTGCAGGACACTATCTAAGAGATGGAGGGTACATCCAAACAATAGAGGGAATTGACAGGACTATAAACTCAATATACGATATCTGTCATGAAAACAATCTGCTTTTTGTAATCACATCCGACCATGGAATGGCTTTCGAGTTCAGGGATTCACGTGGAGGTCATAGTTCATCCATCTATTCCAGTGCTCCCGAATCACAGATGGTTCCTCTCATCGTCAGTTTACCAGGTCTTGAGCCAAAGGTAATTAAAGGTGAGTACGGACAGCAGGATATTGGGCCCACGGTGCTGAGTCTGTTAAACATTCCACAGGAACTTCGTTTTGCAGATGGGGAAATTATTCACCTGAAGGATCATGCCAATCTTAGAATAACTGCCCCGGAAAAGACAATAATAGAACTTTATAAGAATGACAGCATTATTGCAATTGGTGAAAATGACAGTGATTTTCATTTTATCGGACTAAAACCCGGATATAACTATACAATATATATGAAAAATCCTGATAATAGAGATATCAAGATTGCTGAAAAGACACTTTTTTTAGAGGGCGATAATGCCCTTATGATAGGAAATGCTATAGAAGGTGGTTCACAGCAGGAGTCAATGAAATATTTTCAGAGTCAAAGATATATAGCAGGAAATATCCTAATAATTCTCATTAACATAGCAGGTATTTTAAAAATAATAAAAATTTACAGAGATGAGGAAGAATGA